The Onychostoma macrolepis isolate SWU-2019 chromosome 20, ASM1243209v1, whole genome shotgun sequence nucleotide sequence AACCAAAACCAGGTTTGGAATACATCTTACTCTTTCATATTAGATTATACAGTATAGCAATATGTTGATTTTGATATAATCACTGTTTCTGGTTTTGCACTTGTTGGAATTGCGTGTAAGGGCTgattttagttgttgttgtttttctcaaGAAAAGACACTTTTTAGCTTAACATTCAACAACAATCGCTTTTTGAATCCGTGAATCTGACAGCTACGAGGCACTGTGATATCTGCTCAGTCATTAAAAACATAACTACACAGGCTAGAATGGAATATTCTAAGTAATAAtattctgtatgatataattaaTGTTAGATAACGGATTAAAACTCTACAGAGACCTTTCTGCttacacattttttaatatctgGGGCGTTTATCACTTTAGTAGCATTTTTGCCTCAAGCCTGGATCATTTCTGACCCTGCACACAAAACATGTGaaagggatttttttatttaattttttttttttacattttatggtgtattttaacatttaaaaaaatgacacttcacaATTAGGGAAAGATTAAGGATCCTCCAGTTTTTACAGTAATTATCACTGTATGTTTTCTTCTTGTTTTGTAGACTGAGGCAGGGAGATAACAATCTGCTCATTTTCTGATCCTtgatgtgtgagtgtgtgtttgtgcttctCAAGCCCTTTTGTGACACCATTGCCGTCGACCTTCGGATAAACATTGAACTGGAAAACTGTCATCTGCCACAAATAGCCGCAGTAATAGAGAAAAGGACAGAGAGACAAAGAGGAGTGGCCAATGTGATGAGAAGGAATTAGAGACCAGGAGAATTGGTGTGGAGGTGGTGTGGTGGTTTCGTCACTAACTGCTGATAAGAGCTGTCACTGACACACTCCAATAAAGCCCTCTTGAagacactttaaaaaatatttccacCTGAATCACACACGCATACGTATTCTCTTTCTAGCATCCGAATTtcacaaacaacacatgcacacagtaTTTCACCTCAAGGTCACTTGATGTAAGAAGCTTTGTGAGGCACAGCATGCCTTTACAGATCAGGTCAAACTGCTGCTCTGGTGTGCAGCTCTCATCTaggatgctgtatttatttaacaatataatACAGTTGCAACAAAACAGTACAGTGATGTATAATCATATTTatagaaacataaaatatgcaaacaaataaaaatatgaaaatattccATTCAGAggaaatttttaaataaaaagacaacaaTTAAATTAGATATTAACTAAGTTCAACAAAAAACCTCCCATTACATGGTCATGGAAAAATATGAGATGGGAGAAAAAAATAGGCTTTAATCctattttattgcttttgtgTTCCTTCTCAATAGTTTTGCATTTTCCATGACAAACttagttttttttacaaaaatattgcaTCCCCAGAGAAGCTATGCATTCGTTTCCattgttgttttcagttgttctCCAGTTTTGTGAGTGAATGCAAAGGTTTTGCTACTTAATGCAAATTTGAAGCACATGGACGCAAAAGTATTGCATGTGAAcataaaatgtttgcaaaaGAACATTAATCGCTTGCGAATGTTACGTTTTTCAGGGGGAATGCAACAgttttatgaatgaatgcacgagcatttatattgatttttgctaccatctaattttttttcccatcaCCATGTCCCTTTATGGGCCATAGTGCCATATTAGAAAAGGATGTGTAGGGTTTTTTGGGGGGGCTAGATTTGAGTCAGAATAACAATACTAATTTTAATAGAATAATCCTTGTTTACACCTCGTCACTCTAagtatgtttaaatatgttaaaattattGCTCTTGTGTCTCTTCTCTCATGCAGATAAATCAGATTTAATCTTCCAGAATAAGTCCACTGATGACAGGAATGACCTGTACACCTCCCTCTTGTCCAATCAAAGCTATGCCTCACATGAAGACACCTCCTACTTTTCTGGCAGCATGAGTACATCTGGTGACAAAAATACATCCAGCACAGAAGACTTCAACTCTGGATCCCATTTCCAGTTGACCTCGGACTCCGGCATCAAGAATCCCAGTGCAGACCAGACTGACAGCTTTCACAAGATACATGACTCTGAGAAAGCTTTTGACTCTTCTTACAACTACATGGACATCAGTCGTAAAGAGGACTCCTGTAGTTCACAGCGCCCCCTTGAGGACTGGAGGATGAGTGGCCTCTCAGAGCCCACCCAGTACACTAAACTAGAGAAGAGCCCATCACCGGTAGAAGTGGATGTGGAAGACATTGGCTCTGCTACACTTCTTGACTCTCAGACCTTCCCATATGTGGAGGAACCATCTGATGAAGAGCTGTCTGACTACCAGCCCTATCGGTCTCCAGGTACCGGCAGCAGTGCCAGCCCAGTAAAAATCACCCTGACAGAAATGCCACCTACATCTGTATCACCCACCACAGTCCAGCACAGCCCCACAGTTACTGTGTCAGAGAAGGAGAGCATTCTGAGTCTGGGGCTGGAGGGAGTGCCAACCGTCACTCTCTCAGAGCCAGAGGATGAAAGCCCTGAGTCATCTACACCCCCTACAGGTGGGCATCACCATCCCACACAAGCACTTCACTCTAATGTATCCACTACACCACCTTTAATTCCTCTGCTAGCTGACCCTTTGCTTCTGTGTAGGTGTATTTGTCAATCTGGAAActttcatacatttaaatttctTCATTTGATTTGCTTTTATCTAAAGAGACTGAAAAATGAGCAGTTCTATGACGTaatcataattttaataatttttccaCCAAATCTGGTGGAAAAAGCAGCAAAACCAGTTCCAAACATTTTGGAAAAGTTCAAGTTAGGACAGAAAAAGGGTGAGGCCCAATGAAACATCAGGATAGTTAATGTTGGCAgagtaccattcaaaagttcacCACGATAAGACAAAACATCATTAAGCTACTGAGGTAGCGAAAATGagcattttcaaaaacaataaattggTGATTCTTCAGCTTCTGGCACTTCTTTATGCCTTAGGGATTGATGAGTTTAAAACAAACGGAATTCagccttttttcctttttattacaTGAAGCTGATATTATGCCttcatcatttattttgcaaattttcaaattatttttaggtttaaatttttttgttttagcttTATCCCAAGCCCAAAGTCTGCTTGAATGGTAAACAtgatttcaccaagtacaacGTGTTCCTGAATCAACATCCTGATTGATCCTGGAACAACATCCCAGTCAACCAATCCATTTTAAGGAATAAGTTTACAggaattttcagttttaggcTTGCAACAAGGGTTATTCAGCTATCATTTCCCTTTGATTTTAGGGataaattatgggtagggttaggtttaggggtaggaaTAGGGTTCGGTCTATATTTTTGGACCGTAATGTCATCCCAGAATCAACAAAAGATggtgatccaggaacatgtctgaCTTGGCAAGTTGATCTTCTAGAAATGCACCAGGTCAGAAGTGCCCATAGTTGAGGAAACACCCAATATTTAAGAGTAGTGGCTCATTGACTATTACTGGCTGTACGTTATACCtttttagtaataaaataacacacacatgCTTACACTGTGGGATGCCTTGGCAGACCAGATGGCCACAAGACACCTTACCTTACTCCTTGTCCTTTatctctccttctctttctAAATAGAAGAGTCTGATTCTCCTTTGGATCCAAACATCCAGGatgatgaaattaaaataatgagtTCCACCCAAGACAAGACTCAGACATCTCCCATCTCACCCTCTCCACCTACTTCCAAGCAGGAGAGTTCCCCAATAGAGATGAAGTCTTCCCCCCCAAAACCCACTTTGCCTCCTTCCCCCCAGGATGTCGAGGGTAGCAGTGCCGAATCTGGAGACTCTGAGATTGAGCTGGTGTCTGAAGAGCCTAGTCCACGAGCTCCCAACACTGGCTACATGAGCTTCAGTAAGAGTCCAAGCACCACTTCATCAACCACAGTACCTTCCACAGTGCCCGCCCATCTTCTACCCTTGCGTTTGCCCCGAGTCCTGCTATGCAGTACAGCATCTTGCGGGAGGAACGTGAAGCAGAGCTGGACAGTGAACTGGCTCTGGAGTCCTGCGGAGAGGAAAGTCCCAAAAGATTGACCCATGACTCCACAAAGGGTTTCAAGGAGAGCCCACAGCCAGTCAAAAAACCCACAACCCCGACTTCGGCAACTAAAGAACCAGTCGTGACTCCCACTGCACCTACTCCGACTGTTCCGGCCCCAACCAGTGCTTCTAAAGAGAAGACATCCACCATGGAAGAGAAGCCCAAGCccagcagcacaaccttcagtCCGGGCCTACCAGAGCTGAAGGTGGAGCATCCTGCTGGGGAGGTGCACCAGAGAGAAAGAAGACGGTCCAGTCAAGCCCGCAGGGGCTCTGAGAGAACGACTGCACCACCCGTCGTCTTCCAGGGTCTAACCAGGGAGAAAGGTAAAAGCATGTTCCCCAGTAACTTATAGTCACCTCAAAACACAAGTTCTTATGGTCACTATCTTGAGTTGTTCCATTTGATCACAGTAATGGTTGAACAACAGAGGGTTTTTGCGTAGTTGAGTTGATCCAAATACACGACACAATGCGTAATCAAACATTTGGATGATTTTACATTTGGATGATTCAAAATAtaatcttttatgttccacagaagaaagtcatacagttttggaacaacagaGTAGATTAGAgtagacattattttattttatttttttattttttttattttttttgtgaactatccctttaaggcgaAAGACCTGTAatagctgaaattaaaataaaatctgactCATGCTTGTTGGCCTCACCCTGGAAACTCCCTTTGGCTTTAACAGCaggaaaaaaacacatttcaatgCATCAGTCCCTTGAGAATCAGTCATTACTGGGCATGCACAGGCGAGCATACATCTAATATTTTCCTAATATTATATAAAGGCAGGGTAATTGGTAATGTggaatttaacacaatttctcTTAGATATCAGTGCGTTTGCAATCACTTTTTGAATGTAATAGACTTAGATAATGTGATTGTTCAGAATTTATACAAATTAATCAAAGGTGTTGTGCACTTGCACTAAAAGGAGGTGATGAGGCTCAGATTTCAGAGGCATTTCCTGCTTAACTGTTCACTGCACATGTGTCATTGCTTTTCTTCATCATCTAACAGAAGTGGTCCAAAGAAATACAATGTTAGATAACATTTCTAATCATCCCCAGAGCTCAAGAAGGTCATGCACATGAAATATCAATTTTACAAGACACATTTCTCACACAGTCCCCTGAGCCTTTAGATgggtggctaatgttttagatttttttcacaCCTGACTGCTCCCTGCATCTGTTGTTTGTGTCTGCAGGATTCAGCAAAGCTCAGTGGAAATATCATGTGTGaaactgtgaaaaattattatgGAAGATCTGGCTGACCTGCAACAATCTGTGCATTATAAAACCATATGATTTATGGAAAACATTTTCCTTCCTTCAGTGATGGGAACACATCCCAGTAATGAGTAAGggatataaataatgaaaaaaatggaTGGCTGTGTTGCTATGTTTATATGAACCTAatcactgtttaaaaaaaaaagaaataaaaaatattcctttaacaatTAGTTTTATAAAAATAGTGAGAAAAgtgatatatataaaattctttaattattaaacaattaaactttttttaatcagttagaaaattgttgatattttttcaattatagttttgactaaataaataattatcattTTGCATTGGTAGATGAGTGCGTCATTTGTTTGTGTCTGTTGAAGGCAGTCACCATCTTTTATTAATGCTCTGGCTTTGGGCTGGACTGTTGTTTGGAGATTTCAGAACAAAGCATCCCCCTGTGGTTCAGGTCAGTTTCTGTCTGCCACATTTGTGACCAGAGAGTGCTGCCGTCTTGTGATTACATAGCCACACCGCAACATGGGAGAAGGAAAAATTGCACAGATCATATAGTGAGATAAAAAGGCTTGGTTATTTCATTTGGGGTTCATAATTCCATTCTTGACAGATGAACATCTAATTATATCTTGGCAAGTGGCTGGGATCCTGTCGTTCAGTACTAATGCAACTGGAAATTtgacaaaagcatttttcaAGTCATGTTTGTCTTATAATCAGTTAATTTTCTAATACAATCAATGTTTTATATGATGCTTGTCagtcaatatatttttttcagtatatactTTGAGCCATGGATAAGTGTTTGTAAAAAGAGATCAGCTctactgtttttgcttgtgGGTCTGTGGTGCTTTGCAAATTAGGTATGGTGCCACAGTCTGTCTGGGTtgcacccccccccccctccttTCTTGAGCTCAGTGTCTCACCGAAGCCTCTAGAAATGAGATGGCATTTGTTGCAGCATGTACACATACTGAGGATGGGTATCaagaaaaatgcaattttcttCCAGCAGAGGGCTCAGTTTACCACATGCTTTCTTTGTCTTGCTGTCAGGCCAGACTGGAGAGGGGTTGTAATGCATTATTAGTATGAGTGTTTGCATAAAATAGAGATTTTTGGCTGAGCTGTAAAgggcaaaaactgtttttttgaCTGTATGTGCTTCTGTGTTCGTTAATTGTGTTTATTCTACCGCTTTCAAGTTTTAGGTTAGTAAgatacttttgtttttgaaagaagtctcttatactcaccaaagctgcatatGATCAAAATTagaataattttgtgaaatattagtacaatataaaataactgttttctatctgaatatatatatatatatatatgtgtgtatgtaaattattcctgtaatggcaaagctgaatttttttcaACAGCCAAGTtgcatgattcttcagaaatgatCCTGTTctgtttcatgtttttgtgtaaaaacagcatttagaatatagattttatgcaggactttttgtaaaaatataaatgttccAGTTTCCTCTACAGAACAGGTTTGGATCCATCACCTTTTTTCATGAAATTATATCATTATCAGCAGTTCCCCTTAAATTCTCAAAAACATTTGATTCTAattaatgcaatgtgtttaggGGTTTGGGTTTATTATGGGGTTCTGTACCCACACTAAAACAATGATTGTAGGGGGTCAATTTACCATTCAATATATAGCAAGgtcatttcacatttttaggTAAACCAATCATTAATCATTACATTGTCGTTCTCGATTTCTATTCTGCTTCATTCTGTCTCGATTAATCACTTATCTTTTAAAAGCTCCTGGCATTTCATGTGTCATGAGTTCACTGGAAGCTGAGGCAAAGACATTACACATATGCTAATTGCCAGTGTTTGGATGTGCATttgtttccctttttttttcttttttgtatacataaaagtttaaatgtatACAACGTCATGCAAAATGTCAAAGAtaatgcataattcacattgaagtgctgttcttttgcaTGATAAATTGTTGCAGTTACTGTTATCTCTGACAGTACATGACATATGGAATCTTGGTGGAGGTTCTCTGTGCACTGAAGTGTCTCATTACAGTCTGCCATCCTACCATGACTAGAATCAGAGACCATGATTAGGCGATTTATATCTGATACACTGTAGTATGAGATTTTAACGTGACTTGTAggtaatataaaaaattaataatataataactatCATATTTTTTGTGGGGCAGGTCATTAAGAATGTGTAgaagtgtgtgtgcatttacatATTATTACACATTATATATGCCACTTTAATGGGCAGGCCTGATGATATTGTATGATATCTTTAAATTTAGTaatgtttactttttatataGATTTAGTTTTGACTGCTTGCCCACAAGTTGGCCTGGTCAGAAAAAGTCCCACTGACGTTCATATGGCCAGTCCATTTCTGACCACTGGACAGGACTATCCGCTTGCCTGTTTGAGCTCATCCCATTTCTTTTAACCGAGAGCGCTGAGTCATTCTCTATATCTCATGAGGCTTGCCTCATGATGTCTCcttccttcacacacacacacatatacacacactcacgctcGCTGTTATTGCAGTCTAGAGCGAAATTCGTCAGAGATGATGCATCGACTATGGAATGAGCCTTTGCACTGAACAAGCAAAATTTGTCTGCAACAATGTTTACCACCAGATTTGAACCTCCTCAAAAGGATTAGTTAGGATTAGTCTCCCATCtaaaatgaaaaaggaaaacaaatattccATCCCCCCACTTTAGAGTCTATCTGCAGGGTTTTAAAGACACAGTTAACccaataaattacaattttgtcatctttttttttttcttttttcttttttttttaacgtaaaACACGAAAAGAGATGTTTAGCAGTATGTTCccgctgctcttttccatacaatgaaaatgaatagaCTGTCAAACTCGAAAAATGTAATAACTGGGTGTATTTTATTCAGCATCCTTTTTGATTTCTTTTAAAGTTGTCAGTCATGATGCTTTGCTCCTCCCCCACACGTCTGCGTTTAACAAATCGATTCTCAATTCCTCAGTTCATCCACCAGTAGGCAGCACTATCACCACATCTAGTCCTCCTCTCCTCCATCACTGCCTCCCCTCCCTTATctgtctcctcctcctcctatGGGTCATTCATGCACTGGTGTGAACcggtgagtgagagagaaagagagagagggaaagcgACAGATACGGTGCAAGCGGCGGAGAGGCTGTAGCAGTAGCGTTAGCAGAAAGCGATTCGCAGTCCTTCCCCTCACCCAGCCTAGTATGCAGGCCAGCACCATGGCAGCCGCAGATTCGACCAAGATGGAAGGTTTCTGGAGCAACTGGAAGTGCCAGGGTAGGAGGAAGGGGGTCCTGGGGTACAGGGGATGCAAGATGGGGGTGAATGTCGTGGGACGGAGAGGATGCATGTGCATGTCTGgggttgatttatttttttttgaggcTGTTGGATTTTTTAGGGGAGGTGCATGTGGGATTCTGGAAGATGCTCAGACACACGcccgcatttttttttttttttttgcatcgaGGCCACCGCCATCATGGGCATATGAGAGCCAGACTGGGGGGTTTGAGACAGCTGGGCACGCCCTTTCTCTCCTCCCTCCTCGTTGTACTTAGGGGATCCATCCTGAATTTAtagactctgtgtgtgtttgattagaatTAATAGGCATTGATGTGCATGACTGCCTCATTTTCAGGTCAGATGCAGATAGTTCCATAAAGAGCTGTCGAATGCCTTTTCTAGTGTCTTCACGTTTGGCTTGCTTGTGTTGATCATAAAGGCCTTCAGGCTGCATTGGGAGCAGAAAGCGACAGAAGAAAAGACGAAAGAGAGATGTGTGGGGTGTGGCTACCTGACTCTACAGTCAGCTCATAGTGTTGTCTATGTCAATTGTTCATTCTGTGAAAGAACagatgtgcatgtgtgtttgtgtataatcATAGTGAGTTTGATTTATTATCCACTGAAAGACATCCATCCTTTAATTAAATCCAATACCTAGACTATCACATTAGAGTACAATACCTAGATCACATTAGAGGGACTCGTGCAGGAGGAAGAAAACTAGAACGATTTAAGAGGGAGGGTTTCTGGTAATGGCTATTTATATATTGAGCATTTAACATCTCTGACAGTTCAAGGGCTTATAAACACAAATAGATCTACATCAATGAATTTTATACTTCTTTATGTgagagtatttaaatatttatggcATTCAGTCTTTTTTCCTTTCATGTTTAAGATTTCTGggaacattttacaataaggttcaattATTTAACACATTAGGTAGCCTatcattaactaacaatgaactaatttttacagcatttagggtaatgttaatttataaattaattattgttcatttttaattaatcttcACTCATAAAACCTCAAATAATGTTCATTTATAGAATCTAAAATGTGAAATTGTATTAGTATATGTACAAATGAATGTTAACCTAGATTAATGTATCATgcaaagtatttttcattgttatcTTTCATTGTTATCTTAGTCAACGCTATATGTTGATCTATCTATCCAGTgtcataattatattttatcactTAAATACTTATTGCCATTAATGCATACCTGAATTAAGATAATTTGAGGCCTTTCAGTTAGGATTAATTTGGGATATATTGCCTCCTTTTAGTGGAGAAGACTACTGTgtg carries:
- the rtn1b gene encoding LOW QUALITY PROTEIN: reticulon-1b (The sequence of the model RefSeq protein was modified relative to this genomic sequence to represent the inferred CDS: deleted 2 bases in 1 codon), giving the protein MSVKPEADSEGSWYGDDFEKIDRFGSTSAARRDDLGEERRIRDWEDESSEEKQFSSHPESDRQPLPVVMETASTDKSDLIFQNKSTDDRNDLYTSLLSNQSYASHEDTSYFSGSMSTSGDKNTSSTEDFNSGSHFQLTSDSGIKNPSADQTDSFHKIHDSEKAFDSSYNYMDISRKEDSCSSQRPLEDWRMSGLSEPTQYTKLEKSPSPVEVDVEDIGSATLLDSQTFPYVEEPSDEELSDYQPYRSPGTGSSASPVKITLTEMPPTSVSPTTVQHSPTVTVSEKESILSLGLEGVPTVTLSEPEDESPESSTPPTEESDSPLDPNIQDDEIKIMSSTQDKTQTSPISPSPPTSKQESSPIEMKSSPPKPTLPPSPQDVEGSSAESGDSEIELVSEEPSPRAPNTGYMSFSKSPSTTSSTTVPSTVPPSSTLAFAPSPAMQYSILREEREAELDSELALESCGEESPKRLTHDSTKGFKESPQPVKKPTTPTSATKEPVVTPTAPTPTVPAPTSASKEKTSTMEEKPKPSSTTFSPGLPELKVEHPAGEVHQRERRRSSQARRGSERTTAPPVVFQGLTREKVMELLYWRNLKQSGLVFGSLLLLFFSLTQFSVVSVVAYLALATLSATISFRVYKSVLQAVQKTDEGHPFKAYLEVEMSLSHDQMQKYAENAQYYINSTLKELRRLFLVQDLVDSLKFAVLMWLLTYVGALFNGLTLLIMVVVSMFSMPVVYEKYQAQIDQYLDLIRTQVNSVVGKIQEKIPGAKRKAE